A part of Eriocheir sinensis breed Jianghai 21 chromosome 51, ASM2467909v1, whole genome shotgun sequence genomic DNA contains:
- the LOC126982536 gene encoding uncharacterized protein LOC126982536 isoform X5 produces MRPSRVTGKSVSRLLSLSGLAPPPLGDLVSHVSVAPQDGVPVALDVQGSPDPHDADAVAPPQVLQLAVTGSCDAGDESLRHGEAAVGEGSCGGGGSDGHWCWGLALRGNLPVCGTCTAPRGFCVLGCLLLCRSDIRGLLLFCCSDITGLLLFCGRNITGLLLFCGRNIRGLHLFCGSDISGFFLFCGRNIRGFLLFCSSDVRRFFLFCGRNVRGFLLFGGSDITGFLILVRRLGKVIIFHRKHPIREIVLFIAGVIVIIGVFFIIFHRKHLFQVNFPFVVGVFIVVGVLFIVFHRKHLFQVNFPFVVGVFIVVGVLFIVFHRKHLFQVKLPFVVGGVSVSISMHGHLSLAGLLFQWPCCGKALELLTGQLKTDLVIVDVQEEAARSASIQQRLQELFEANAGLASCTAAVRHTDLDLRGFGVWFPAAPEEVLQVQRGSEGGGAGRLREGEDGHPPRAEGSPAPPTPAKGDGHLAGRAPPLAPPSAASTTQVPSTARRMSLLWALGNISFTTFVFI; encoded by the exons ATGCGGCCGTCACGGGTCACAGGTAAGTCTGTGAGTCGCTTACTCAGCCTCAGCGGCCTCGcgcctccgccactcggcgatctcgTCTCGCATGTGTCGGTGGCACCGCAGGACGGCGTCCCTGTCGCCCTTGATGTGCAGGGTTCGCCTGACCCGCACGATGCTGACGCCGTGGCTCCGCCGCAGGTCCTCCAGCTGGCGGTCACTGGGTCCTGCGATGCGGGAGATGAATCTCTGAGGCACGGTGAGGCTGCGGTAGGCgagggaagctgtggcggggGCGGCAGTGACGGTCACTGGTGCTGGGGCCTGGCCCTGAGGGGAAACCTCCCTGTCTGTGGCACTTGTACCGCCCCGAGAGGCTTCTGCGTGCTGGGGTGCCTCCTCTTGTGTCGCAGCGACATCAGGGGCTTGCTCCTCTTCTGTTGCAGCGACATCACAGGCttgctcctcttctgcggcaggaacatcacaggcttgctcctcttctgcggcaggaacatcagaggcttgcaCCTGTTCTGCGGCAGCGACATCAGCgggttcttcctcttctgcggcaggaacatcagaggcttcctcctcttctgcagcagCGACGTCAGAaggttcttcctcttctgcggcaggaacgtcagaggcttcctcctcttcggcGGCAGTGACATCACAGGCTTCCTCATCCTCGTGCGCCGCCTCGGCAAAGTCATCATCTTTCACCGGAAACACCCTATCCGGGAGATCGTTCTGTTCATTGCAGGTGTCATCGTCATTATCGGTGTTTTCTTCATaatcttccaccgcaaacaccttttccaggtaaactttccattcgttgtag gtgtcttcatcgttgtcggtgttctcttcatcgtcttccaccgcaaacaccttttccaggtaaactttccattcgttgtaggtgtcttcatcgttgtcggtgttctcttcatcgtcttccaccgcaaacaccttttccagGTAAAGCTTCCATTCGTTGTAGGCGGCGTCAGTGTTTCCATCAGTATGCATGGCCATCTTTCCCTTGCCGGGCTTCTGTTCCAGTGGCCATGTTGTGGGAAGGCCCTGGAATTGCTGACTGGCCAGCTGAAGACCGACCTTGTCATCGTAGATGTACAGGAAGAAGCTGCCAGGTCGGCCTCCATCCAGCAGCgcctccaggaactcttcgaggctaacgcgggccttgcgagttgcaccgcggcggtacgccacacagatcttgacctgcgtggcttcggcgtctggtttcccgctgcacctgaagaggtactccaggtccagcggGGCAGTGAGGGAGGTGGGGCCGGACGCCTCCGGGAAGGCGAAGACGGCCACCCCCCGCGAGCTGAGGGCTCGCCAGCACCCCCGACGCCGGCAAAGGGTGATGGTCACCTTGCAGGCCGCGCCCCACCGCTGGCGCCGCCGTCGGCGGCCAGCACGACGCAGGTGCCGAGCACGGCGCGTCGGATGTCTTTGCTGTGGGCTTTAGGGAACATCTCGTTCACTACTTTTGTCTTCATTTAA
- the LOC126982536 gene encoding uncharacterized protein LOC126982536 isoform X2 codes for MRPSRVTGKSVSRLLSLSGLAPPPLGDLVSHVSVAPQDGVPVALDVQGSPDPHDADAVAPPQVLQLAVTGSCDAGDESLRHGEAAVGEGSCGGGGSDGHWCWGLALRGNLPVCGTCTAPRGFCVLGCLLLCRSDIRGLLLFCCSDITGLLLFCGRNITGLLLFCGRNIRGLHLFCGSDISGFFLFCGRNIRGFLLFCSSDVRRFFLFCGRNVRGFLLFGGSDITGFLILVRRLGKVIIFHRKHPIREIVLFIAGVIVIIGVFFIIFHRKHLFQVNFPFVVGVFIVVGVLFIVFHRKHLFQVNFLFVVGVFIVVGVLFIVFHRKHLFQVNFLFVVGVFIVVGVLFIVFHRKHLFQVNFLFVVGVFIVVGVLFIVFHRKHLFQVKLPFVVGGVSVSISMHGHLSLAGLLFQWPCCGKALELLTGQLKTDLVIVDVQEEAARSASIQQRLQELFEANAGLASCTAAVRHTDLDLRGFGVWFPAAPEEVLQVQRGSEGGGAGRLREGEDGHPPRAEGSPAPPTPAKGDGHLAGRAPPLAPPSAASTTQVPSTARRMSLLWALGNISFTTFVFI; via the exons ATGCGGCCGTCACGGGTCACAGGTAAGTCTGTGAGTCGCTTACTCAGCCTCAGCGGCCTCGcgcctccgccactcggcgatctcgTCTCGCATGTGTCGGTGGCACCGCAGGACGGCGTCCCTGTCGCCCTTGATGTGCAGGGTTCGCCTGACCCGCACGATGCTGACGCCGTGGCTCCGCCGCAGGTCCTCCAGCTGGCGGTCACTGGGTCCTGCGATGCGGGAGATGAATCTCTGAGGCACGGTGAGGCTGCGGTAGGCgagggaagctgtggcggggGCGGCAGTGACGGTCACTGGTGCTGGGGCCTGGCCCTGAGGGGAAACCTCCCTGTCTGTGGCACTTGTACCGCCCCGAGAGGCTTCTGCGTGCTGGGGTGCCTCCTCTTGTGTCGCAGCGACATCAGGGGCTTGCTCCTCTTCTGTTGCAGCGACATCACAGGCttgctcctcttctgcggcaggaacatcacaggcttgctcctcttctgcggcaggaacatcagaggcttgcaCCTGTTCTGCGGCAGCGACATCAGCgggttcttcctcttctgcggcaggaacatcagaggcttcctcctcttctgcagcagCGACGTCAGAaggttcttcctcttctgcggcaggaacgtcagaggcttcctcctcttcggcGGCAGTGACATCACAGGCTTCCTCATCCTCGTGCGCCGCCTCGGCAAAGTCATCATCTTTCACCGGAAACACCCTATCCGGGAGATCGTTCTGTTCATTGCAGGTGTCATCGTCATTATCGGTGTTTTCTTCATaatcttccaccgcaaacaccttttccaggtaaactttccattcgttgtaggtgtcttcatcgttgtcggtgttctcttcatcgtcttccaccgcaaacaccttttccagGTAAACTTTCtgttcgttgtaggtgtcttcatcgttgtcggtgttctcttcatcgtcttccaccgcaaacaccttttccagGTAAACTTTCtgttcgttgtaggtgtcttcatcgttgtcggtgttctcttcatcgtcttccaccgcaaacaccttttccagGTAAACTTTCtgttcgttgtag gtgtcttcatcgttgtcggtgttctcttcatcgtcttccaccgcaaacaccttttccagGTAAAGCTTCCATTCGTTGTAGGCGGCGTCAGTGTTTCCATCAGTATGCATGGCCATCTTTCCCTTGCCGGGCTTCTGTTCCAGTGGCCATGTTGTGGGAAGGCCCTGGAATTGCTGACTGGCCAGCTGAAGACCGACCTTGTCATCGTAGATGTACAGGAAGAAGCTGCCAGGTCGGCCTCCATCCAGCAGCgcctccaggaactcttcgaggctaacgcgggccttgcgagttgcaccgcggcggtacgccacacagatcttgacctgcgtggcttcggcgtctggtttcccgctgcacctgaagaggtactccaggtccagcggGGCAGTGAGGGAGGTGGGGCCGGACGCCTCCGGGAAGGCGAAGACGGCCACCCCCCGCGAGCTGAGGGCTCGCCAGCACCCCCGACGCCGGCAAAGGGTGATGGTCACCTTGCAGGCCGCGCCCCACCGCTGGCGCCGCCGTCGGCGGCCAGCACGACGCAGGTGCCGAGCACGGCGCGTCGGATGTCTTTGCTGTGGGCTTTAGGGAACATCTCGTTCACTACTTTTGTCTTCATTTAA
- the LOC126982536 gene encoding uncharacterized protein LOC126982536 isoform X1, which translates to MRPSRVTGKSVSRLLSLSGLAPPPLGDLVSHVSVAPQDGVPVALDVQGSPDPHDADAVAPPQVLQLAVTGSCDAGDESLRHGEAAVGEGSCGGGGSDGHWCWGLALRGNLPVCGTCTAPRGFCVLGCLLLCRSDIRGLLLFCCSDITGLLLFCGRNITGLLLFCGRNIRGLHLFCGSDISGFFLFCGRNIRGFLLFCSSDVRRFFLFCGRNVRGFLLFGGSDITGFLILVRRLGKVIIFHRKHPIREIVLFIAGVIVIIGVFFIIFHRKHLFQVNFPFVVGVFIVVGVLFIVFHRKHLFQVNFLFVVGVFIVVGVLFIVFHRKHLFQVNFLFVVGVFIVVGVLFIVFHRKHLFQVNFLFVVGVFIVVGVLFIVFHRKHLFQVNFLFVVGVFIVVGVLFIVFHRKHLFQVKLPFVVGGVSVSISMHGHLSLAGLLFQWPCCGKALELLTGQLKTDLVIVDVQEEAARSASIQQRLQELFEANAGLASCTAAVRHTDLDLRGFGVWFPAAPEEVLQVQRGSEGGGAGRLREGEDGHPPRAEGSPAPPTPAKGDGHLAGRAPPLAPPSAASTTQVPSTARRMSLLWALGNISFTTFVFI; encoded by the exons ATGCGGCCGTCACGGGTCACAGGTAAGTCTGTGAGTCGCTTACTCAGCCTCAGCGGCCTCGcgcctccgccactcggcgatctcgTCTCGCATGTGTCGGTGGCACCGCAGGACGGCGTCCCTGTCGCCCTTGATGTGCAGGGTTCGCCTGACCCGCACGATGCTGACGCCGTGGCTCCGCCGCAGGTCCTCCAGCTGGCGGTCACTGGGTCCTGCGATGCGGGAGATGAATCTCTGAGGCACGGTGAGGCTGCGGTAGGCgagggaagctgtggcggggGCGGCAGTGACGGTCACTGGTGCTGGGGCCTGGCCCTGAGGGGAAACCTCCCTGTCTGTGGCACTTGTACCGCCCCGAGAGGCTTCTGCGTGCTGGGGTGCCTCCTCTTGTGTCGCAGCGACATCAGGGGCTTGCTCCTCTTCTGTTGCAGCGACATCACAGGCttgctcctcttctgcggcaggaacatcacaggcttgctcctcttctgcggcaggaacatcagaggcttgcaCCTGTTCTGCGGCAGCGACATCAGCgggttcttcctcttctgcggcaggaacatcagaggcttcctcctcttctgcagcagCGACGTCAGAaggttcttcctcttctgcggcaggaacgtcagaggcttcctcctcttcggcGGCAGTGACATCACAGGCTTCCTCATCCTCGTGCGCCGCCTCGGCAAAGTCATCATCTTTCACCGGAAACACCCTATCCGGGAGATCGTTCTGTTCATTGCAGGTGTCATCGTCATTATCGGTGTTTTCTTCATaatcttccaccgcaaacaccttttccaggtaaactttccattcgttgtaggtgtcttcatcgttgtcggtgttctcttcatcgtcttccaccgcaaacaccttttccagGTAAACTTTCtgttcgttgtaggtgtcttcatcgttgtcggtgttctcttcatcgtcttccaccgcaaacaccttttccagGTAAACTTTCtgttcgttgtaggtgtcttcatcgttgtcggtgttctcttcatcgtcttccaccgcaaacaccttttccagGTAAACTTTCtgttcgttgtaggtgtcttcatcgttgtcggtgttctcttcatcgtcttccaccgcaaacaccttttccagGTAAACTTTCtgttcgttgtag gtgtcttcatcgttgtcggtgttctcttcatcgtcttccaccgcaaacaccttttccagGTAAAGCTTCCATTCGTTGTAGGCGGCGTCAGTGTTTCCATCAGTATGCATGGCCATCTTTCCCTTGCCGGGCTTCTGTTCCAGTGGCCATGTTGTGGGAAGGCCCTGGAATTGCTGACTGGCCAGCTGAAGACCGACCTTGTCATCGTAGATGTACAGGAAGAAGCTGCCAGGTCGGCCTCCATCCAGCAGCgcctccaggaactcttcgaggctaacgcgggccttgcgagttgcaccgcggcggtacgccacacagatcttgacctgcgtggcttcggcgtctggtttcccgctgcacctgaagaggtactccaggtccagcggGGCAGTGAGGGAGGTGGGGCCGGACGCCTCCGGGAAGGCGAAGACGGCCACCCCCCGCGAGCTGAGGGCTCGCCAGCACCCCCGACGCCGGCAAAGGGTGATGGTCACCTTGCAGGCCGCGCCCCACCGCTGGCGCCGCCGTCGGCGGCCAGCACGACGCAGGTGCCGAGCACGGCGCGTCGGATGTCTTTGCTGTGGGCTTTAGGGAACATCTCGTTCACTACTTTTGTCTTCATTTAA
- the LOC126982536 gene encoding uncharacterized protein LOC126982536 isoform X4 has product MRPSRVTGKSVSRLLSLSGLAPPPLGDLVSHVSVAPQDGVPVALDVQGSPDPHDADAVAPPQVLQLAVTGSCDAGDESLRHGEAAVGEGSCGGGGSDGHWCWGLALRGNLPVCGTCTAPRGFCVLGCLLLCRSDIRGLLLFCCSDITGLLLFCGRNITGLLLFCGRNIRGLHLFCGSDISGFFLFCGRNIRGFLLFCSSDVRRFFLFCGRNVRGFLLFGGSDITGFLILVRRLGKVIIFHRKHPIREIVLFIAGVIVIIGVFFIIFHRKHLFQVNFPFVVGVFIVVGVLFIVFHRKHLFQVNFLFVVGVFIVVGVLFIVFHRKHLFQVKLPFVVGGVSVSISMHGHLSLAGLLFQWPCCGKALELLTGQLKTDLVIVDVQEEAARSASIQQRLQELFEANAGLASCTAAVRHTDLDLRGFGVWFPAAPEEVLQVQRGSEGGGAGRLREGEDGHPPRAEGSPAPPTPAKGDGHLAGRAPPLAPPSAASTTQVPSTARRMSLLWALGNISFTTFVFI; this is encoded by the exons ATGCGGCCGTCACGGGTCACAGGTAAGTCTGTGAGTCGCTTACTCAGCCTCAGCGGCCTCGcgcctccgccactcggcgatctcgTCTCGCATGTGTCGGTGGCACCGCAGGACGGCGTCCCTGTCGCCCTTGATGTGCAGGGTTCGCCTGACCCGCACGATGCTGACGCCGTGGCTCCGCCGCAGGTCCTCCAGCTGGCGGTCACTGGGTCCTGCGATGCGGGAGATGAATCTCTGAGGCACGGTGAGGCTGCGGTAGGCgagggaagctgtggcggggGCGGCAGTGACGGTCACTGGTGCTGGGGCCTGGCCCTGAGGGGAAACCTCCCTGTCTGTGGCACTTGTACCGCCCCGAGAGGCTTCTGCGTGCTGGGGTGCCTCCTCTTGTGTCGCAGCGACATCAGGGGCTTGCTCCTCTTCTGTTGCAGCGACATCACAGGCttgctcctcttctgcggcaggaacatcacaggcttgctcctcttctgcggcaggaacatcagaggcttgcaCCTGTTCTGCGGCAGCGACATCAGCgggttcttcctcttctgcggcaggaacatcagaggcttcctcctcttctgcagcagCGACGTCAGAaggttcttcctcttctgcggcaggaacgtcagaggcttcctcctcttcggcGGCAGTGACATCACAGGCTTCCTCATCCTCGTGCGCCGCCTCGGCAAAGTCATCATCTTTCACCGGAAACACCCTATCCGGGAGATCGTTCTGTTCATTGCAGGTGTCATCGTCATTATCGGTGTTTTCTTCATaatcttccaccgcaaacaccttttccaggtaaactttccattcgttgtaggtgtcttcatcgttgtcggtgttctcttcatcgtcttccaccgcaaacaccttttccagGTAAACTTTCtgttcgttgtag gtgtcttcatcgttgtcggtgttctcttcatcgtcttccaccgcaaacaccttttccagGTAAAGCTTCCATTCGTTGTAGGCGGCGTCAGTGTTTCCATCAGTATGCATGGCCATCTTTCCCTTGCCGGGCTTCTGTTCCAGTGGCCATGTTGTGGGAAGGCCCTGGAATTGCTGACTGGCCAGCTGAAGACCGACCTTGTCATCGTAGATGTACAGGAAGAAGCTGCCAGGTCGGCCTCCATCCAGCAGCgcctccaggaactcttcgaggctaacgcgggccttgcgagttgcaccgcggcggtacgccacacagatcttgacctgcgtggcttcggcgtctggtttcccgctgcacctgaagaggtactccaggtccagcggGGCAGTGAGGGAGGTGGGGCCGGACGCCTCCGGGAAGGCGAAGACGGCCACCCCCCGCGAGCTGAGGGCTCGCCAGCACCCCCGACGCCGGCAAAGGGTGATGGTCACCTTGCAGGCCGCGCCCCACCGCTGGCGCCGCCGTCGGCGGCCAGCACGACGCAGGTGCCGAGCACGGCGCGTCGGATGTCTTTGCTGTGGGCTTTAGGGAACATCTCGTTCACTACTTTTGTCTTCATTTAA
- the LOC126982536 gene encoding uncharacterized protein LOC126982536 isoform X3: MRPSRVTGKSVSRLLSLSGLAPPPLGDLVSHVSVAPQDGVPVALDVQGSPDPHDADAVAPPQVLQLAVTGSCDAGDESLRHGEAAVGEGSCGGGGSDGHWCWGLALRGNLPVCGTCTAPRGFCVLGCLLLCRSDIRGLLLFCCSDITGLLLFCGRNITGLLLFCGRNIRGLHLFCGSDISGFFLFCGRNIRGFLLFCSSDVRRFFLFCGRNVRGFLLFGGSDITGFLILVRRLGKVIIFHRKHPIREIVLFIAGVIVIIGVFFIIFHRKHLFQVNFPFVVGVFIVVGVLFIVFHRKHLFQVNFLFVVGVFIVVGVLFIVFHRKHLFQVNFLFVVGVFIVVGVLFIVFHRKHLFQVKLPFVVGGVSVSISMHGHLSLAGLLFQWPCCGKALELLTGQLKTDLVIVDVQEEAARSASIQQRLQELFEANAGLASCTAAVRHTDLDLRGFGVWFPAAPEEVLQVQRGSEGGGAGRLREGEDGHPPRAEGSPAPPTPAKGDGHLAGRAPPLAPPSAASTTQVPSTARRMSLLWALGNISFTTFVFI; encoded by the exons ATGCGGCCGTCACGGGTCACAGGTAAGTCTGTGAGTCGCTTACTCAGCCTCAGCGGCCTCGcgcctccgccactcggcgatctcgTCTCGCATGTGTCGGTGGCACCGCAGGACGGCGTCCCTGTCGCCCTTGATGTGCAGGGTTCGCCTGACCCGCACGATGCTGACGCCGTGGCTCCGCCGCAGGTCCTCCAGCTGGCGGTCACTGGGTCCTGCGATGCGGGAGATGAATCTCTGAGGCACGGTGAGGCTGCGGTAGGCgagggaagctgtggcggggGCGGCAGTGACGGTCACTGGTGCTGGGGCCTGGCCCTGAGGGGAAACCTCCCTGTCTGTGGCACTTGTACCGCCCCGAGAGGCTTCTGCGTGCTGGGGTGCCTCCTCTTGTGTCGCAGCGACATCAGGGGCTTGCTCCTCTTCTGTTGCAGCGACATCACAGGCttgctcctcttctgcggcaggaacatcacaggcttgctcctcttctgcggcaggaacatcagaggcttgcaCCTGTTCTGCGGCAGCGACATCAGCgggttcttcctcttctgcggcaggaacatcagaggcttcctcctcttctgcagcagCGACGTCAGAaggttcttcctcttctgcggcaggaacgtcagaggcttcctcctcttcggcGGCAGTGACATCACAGGCTTCCTCATCCTCGTGCGCCGCCTCGGCAAAGTCATCATCTTTCACCGGAAACACCCTATCCGGGAGATCGTTCTGTTCATTGCAGGTGTCATCGTCATTATCGGTGTTTTCTTCATaatcttccaccgcaaacaccttttccaggtaaactttccattcgttgtaggtgtcttcatcgttgtcggtgttctcttcatcgtcttccaccgcaaacaccttttccagGTAAACTTTCtgttcgttgtaggtgtcttcatcgttgtcggtgttctcttcatcgtcttccaccgcaaacaccttttccagGTAAACTTTCtgttcgttgtag gtgtcttcatcgttgtcggtgttctcttcatcgtcttccaccgcaaacaccttttccagGTAAAGCTTCCATTCGTTGTAGGCGGCGTCAGTGTTTCCATCAGTATGCATGGCCATCTTTCCCTTGCCGGGCTTCTGTTCCAGTGGCCATGTTGTGGGAAGGCCCTGGAATTGCTGACTGGCCAGCTGAAGACCGACCTTGTCATCGTAGATGTACAGGAAGAAGCTGCCAGGTCGGCCTCCATCCAGCAGCgcctccaggaactcttcgaggctaacgcgggccttgcgagttgcaccgcggcggtacgccacacagatcttgacctgcgtggcttcggcgtctggtttcccgctgcacctgaagaggtactccaggtccagcggGGCAGTGAGGGAGGTGGGGCCGGACGCCTCCGGGAAGGCGAAGACGGCCACCCCCCGCGAGCTGAGGGCTCGCCAGCACCCCCGACGCCGGCAAAGGGTGATGGTCACCTTGCAGGCCGCGCCCCACCGCTGGCGCCGCCGTCGGCGGCCAGCACGACGCAGGTGCCGAGCACGGCGCGTCGGATGTCTTTGCTGTGGGCTTTAGGGAACATCTCGTTCACTACTTTTGTCTTCATTTAA